From Gadus morhua unplaced genomic scaffold, gadMor3.0, whole genome shotgun sequence:
CTTTCCACGGATTAATATTGTGAGCGGATTCATTCGAGTACGTTCTGTCTTTCAACTTTGCGGTTCAACCAAAGAAGTACGTTGTCAAGGTAAGTCCTTATACAATggataattatgtttattgtattaagttAGCATGGTTGCTTTGGCGGTTTGTTGATGCAGTTATGGCTTAAGCTTTcttcgtgagtgcccggtttgttgaGATGATGTGGTGATGGCGGCGTCTAGGCGGCCATTTTACCTTAGAAAAGCTTTCTTTGTCTAAGTCAGTGAAAAACAACGTAATCGTAAAGCTTAGTTGTGTATCACGGATAGGCTACTAGCTACcctgtttattgtattaagttGGCATGGTTGCTTTGGCGGTTTGTTGATGCAGTTATGGCATAAGCTTTCTTCTTTtttcgtgagtgcccggtttgttgaCGTGATTTGGTGATGGCGGCGTCTAGGCGGCCATTTTACCTCAGAAAAGCTTTCTTTGTCTAAGTCAGTGAAAAACAACGTAATCGTAAAGCTTAGTTGTATATCACGGGTAGGCTACTAGCTACCCAGTTTATTTAATTAAGTTGGCATGGTTGCTTTGGCGGTTTGTTGATGCAGTTATGGCATAAGCTCTCTTCTTTcttcgtgagtgcccggtttgttgaCGTGATTTGGTGATGGCGGCGTCTAGGCGGCCATTTTACCTCAGAAAAGCTTTCTTTGTCTAAGTCAGTGAAAAACAACGTAATCGTAAAGCTTAGTTGTGTATCACGGGTAGGCTACTAGCTACCCAGTTTATTGAATTAAGTTGGCATGGTTGCTTAGGCGGTTTGTTGATGCAGATATGGCATaagctttcttctttcttcgtGAGTACCACAGAAAAGCTTTCTGGTGGACTCTGTCCAtacaatgcaatgtgttttaaatgctgaaatgtcgtgttacattcactttttacacgcacacatccgcccaacagtctaaactctacctctgtccaccatatgcaatgtgttttaaatgctgtgctttagcccatatattgatttcacatgaacaccttgtgcgtgtgtgtatttattgcacctatctgttctgtttaatgttcatttcatatgaaaacacatgcttataattacataaatacatctctgtacagggtggggttttcaacatgcagcctttcttgatgcTTCCTCCCTGGTATGTAGTCGTAAAGATACAATAATGTTTTCAACTCATTTCTGTTCCTCAGAATTctattgcatgaatgtgtgatgtttgactTTTAGATCAACAGCTCGAGATAAGTTATTAATTTTAGTTTTGCGTTGAATTTGTCTCTTTATTAGTGCGTGGCACTGGAGCTCGTCACCGTGTCAAGCCTTGGCCTGTCTCTGCCCTCACTGGGAAGTTCCATCGATTGGATCTCCATTCAGAGATCCAAGTTAGCAGTAACTTGTCAAAGACCTTTcagaaaaaaatgtataatttagcagtggaatatgtttggagtggaatgacaactttttatttgtccttatttatagtttgtgctgtttgtgggCGACTCGCATCTGCGTGCGTTGGTTGACCGTTACGTGAGGATGCCAGACGGTTGCCTTTCGTTTGGGTTCCTGTCTACGCCTGGGGCGTCTGCCGCTGAGCTCCGCACTGAGTTGCTGAACGCAGACATCCCCAGAACCCCCGACATCGTTTGCTTGCTGGCTCCAAGCAACAACCTCACGGCGACGCCCGGCATCGAAGCGGCTGGAGTTGCCTTCGATGGACTTCTGAGAGCTGCCCGCAGTCGATGGCCTAAGGTAGTTTTTGTGtaacaaaataaagtgtattttcaAGGCAGACTATTTAACAGAATTGTATAGTGTGTAATCCAAAACTTTTGTGCGGATCAGGTGTTTGTGCTCGATTTCCCTCCCCGGCTGGCGAGTGAATTGGCACCGCAACAATTCCTTCGAGAGGAGTTTCGTCGCGTTGCAGCAAAGAACGGTATGTAAAAATGATTAAGAGATAATGTCAGTATAGAATATCTTTGTAGGAAAGCTTTTAGTGTATCAACACCACCTCTTGGTAGCACGTGTCAAATATGTGTATAGTGTatggtttaatatttgttttcttctgcagGTGTAGAGTACTGCGTCACAGCTGACCGCTTTCTGCTGGACTCGCTAGCCTTGTGGAGTCGTGATGGGGTAAGTCGTGTTATAACTTGGCACGTGAGAAATTCATGTAATGTCATTTTTATACGGCAAAAGCagtttatttcaataataaccCGTGCTTCTCATTATAATAGATCCACCTGAGTGACGATCTGGGGATGCCGCTTCTCGCGAAGCTTCTGTGGCACTTCTCCTTTCGGCAGCTACAGTCACCTCTGCCTGTTACACCTCCGCCTGTGTCTCCTCCCAAGTCACCCCCGACTGTGAGACCCTTTGCTACCACCGTGGTTGTGAAGGGAGAGGTTTCACGTCCACGTCCCCTTGACCCCTTCAAGGAAACTGTCGTCGGACGTCGCGGAAAGGTAAAAGTTATTCAATTTTGAAGAGCTTTAGTTTTAGTTAGGCCACATTTATTGAATACTAATTCCCCCTATGTGTTTATAGCGCAGCCAACCTGAGTCCTGGGATGCGCCTGAGGACTGGGATCAGTCTTCCGTGCGGATCCTTCCTCATGAGGTTTGTACATTGGTATGATAGCTGATAGGAAATTAAACCGTAATGATGCGTAcatttgttgtttcatttaaatgctattcCTATAAGACAAGGCAAATGGTCAATGGCTcaattctgttttttatttctaggtttgtgtgcctcctctggtcctgaggGAGTGCTTTGTCGTGCTAAACCCTATCCGGTTTAGCACTGACAAGTTGGCTGCAATGGATCGCATTGTTCCATCCAACCTTGACGTCCCCATGGGGAATCACTCAAAGGTAATTTGTGTGATTTTAATATTAACtgtttgtgagtgcatacaTATTAATAGCGCCTGTAATCCTATATGACAAGCTTTACATTGTATGGTACAGATAGTTGCATTGATAATAAAAGTGTTATATTTCATTAACTGTTATCATTTCCGTTCTCTTCCATTATGATAGAAACGGAAGGTGGCACATGGAACCACGGCTGTGGTCTCCAAAGGAAAGAAGGCCCGCCTTGAGGTTGGTAATTTCTCAGTGAAATATGTACTTGTTTTTTGGTTGAAACACAGGAACAACTATTTTCTGATTTCGCCTCTAACACAAGAGGTAGTCCAACATTCTCTGTGTAGGTATTGTTTTGCCAatgatttacaattattttccagGCACTTCAAACTCCAGCAAGGATTGCCAAACCTTCGAAGCTGGTACCTCCCCCTCGACCTGTTCCAGAAGCTGCTGTACCAGCTACTCTGGAGGGCgtacctcctcctcgacctgtTCCAGAAGCTGCTGTGCCAGCCACTCTAGAGGGCAGCGTCTTCGTGCATTCGAGCAAGGTAATTTGCATACAACATGTAATGATTAAACACATTCAGTGAATAGAGTGCGGTTCTCtattcttttgatattttctctAAGTTCCCTTTAAGAGAGTGTAATTTTGGGTTTCCATCTCTCAATTGTAATGTACATATAATTCTTACTATGTCTTTGCAGTTTGCTCAACCGGAGGGGGATGACAAGActctgtgtgttgatgagtgGCCGTTTCTTCAAACAGAGTTTTGTGAGGTAAAGGAATGGGGGAAAAAGAGAGCATCTTGTAATAATTTTATATATTGGGttttgttgttaaatttgtatGCAGCGCCACAAAATACAGGCgtgcacaacacaatgtttgtTACTGTTTTCAATAAACTACATTAGCAGTAAGTTCTTTGAACTGCCCacttttcaattttcatacaaTTGTACCTCTCATAATAATTTTGCTCCCCTACCTCATTGTAGAAGGTGAACCAGCCAACTGCTCGGGTTGTCTCTggacagagaaaacaaaaggagccaacaccttgggggccaaaagttgtgatggcccaggctgataaaccaacagccaatgagaccagcttcttgggatgttcaaccaaggtaatgacaacaatataaaaaatgatttCCAAATAAGCAATCAATCTGTTCCAGGATCAGTATCtagaaacatttacatttttacttcataattacaatcaacatagtttaactgtttttaacatgttcttggtaatatctacacactatgaattggaaatgtcaagaaggttggctgatgaacttgttgtgctcattttaattatttaaactgaactgaaataaaagTTTTCTTTGTCCTTAATTCTGTTCACCACAATACACCAAATGTCCCCTTTTCTATGGCTTATGAGTTTGCATGTAGGGGTAAAccaattttttttaacattcgtaATGTTTGTGATTGCAGATGACACACATTGAGGACCATGAGCCGTTTGAACCAGCACCTGAGGTCACTGCGAGCAGTCAGCAGGTATGTAATTACTAGTGGAAAAATTGTATGCCAACAGGAAAAGCCACAGCTTAAGAgacccattttgttttgatgtgtttattCTTTTAAAACATTGATATGGTGTAAGTGAGCAGTTCTGACTAATTTGCCTATactatgtacattttcaaattacttactgggaaccaacatgcttttaaaaacactgaaTTGTCATTTCAGCAGAGCCCGCCTGAGGACAATGGCCAGCTTGAAGATCCTCATGTAACACTTGGCAATCAGAAGgtacttatttttaacatgttattCCCTGTTCCTTGAGAGTTTTCCTGCCATTTATTAGATCTTGGAAATTAGTTAAAGTAATGTTAATATCATGTACAATTCCGTTTTCCCATTATACATAGCCATGAACTACCGCTGATTGATTCCTAGCCTTTTTATGAATTCCTTGTTAATTTCGTTATAAACTATTGGTTACACTCCTTTTtgattgaactactgttgtgtttttaggCACCCTGTGATTTTGCACCTGCCAGAGCTGCTacatcaagtcatgtgacttatGACAACCCTGGTTGTCTTCAAGGATCTTTTGACCAGAGCAGCCACATATTCGGGGAAAATGCAGGTAAGCAGTGTGCTACAAATGGCATAGCGGCGATTATGACCCACACCACCCATAgcgttctcaaatggaaaaaaaagaacattcatcGTATTCTAAAACAAGGTAATGGCTTGTACACATTTATgctagaaaataaggaaatcagTGCAGCCAAAACCAGTGGGCATATTTTCATTTCCGAGTTACccagacactgcaaattaaacaaCAAATTATTTAGTTTGGAATATTTTGATACACTCACTGGAAGTCTTGATCAAAAGGATGATTATGACGCTTCTTTGCAAAACATTGCCATGCCTTTAGAAGAGGCTATTCAGAAGAcactgctgcagacagacacatgcttgcTCAACATCCAAGGAAGTGTCTGTGCCGTTTTCAAGGTCGAAACTGCTTTTGCAGTTTTCGATCCTCATTCTCGTAGTACTTGGGGTTCAGTTGCACCGGATGGAACCAGCATAGTAGCGCACTATGCTACTGTGTATGAGTTGTATGACCATATTGAGAACCTTGGCAATTCCTTATATCAAAATCATCCACATGCTTTTGATATCCCAAACAAGGTGTTTGAAGTCACTGGTGTGAAAGCTGTTGAGGTAAACTCACCATTTACTGCTTTAACTGCACAGCCTGAAGCCAGCACTTCGGCACATGACGGTACTTTGGACACTGACAGTGACTCTGATCTCTGGGTCCTTTCGGTAACGGATAGAAATTCCCTTGCAGTAAACACGTCTTTTTCCCTTGAAACTGTGCAGCCCGTAGCAAACACTTCTACATGTGACACAACTGTAAACATTGACAGTGATCCTCCAATTCACACAGAGGGTGCATCAGATGTCTGTTTAATTTCTGTAACAGATAGCCCCAATATAATATTTACTGGATTGACATTAAGGGAAAAAAATCGGATCTGCCACAAACTGAATATCGTACCAAGTTTAGATCAAGATATTGTTGTACAAACCTTCGATATGGCACAGCCTGAGCCATGCCAAACAACATCCATTGGAGGTGACGGTAATTGTTTCTTTCGTTCTCTTTCGTCTGTATTGAGTGGTTGCGAGTCACATCACAAGGCCTTTCGAAAGGCTGTAGTGAATCACATCTCAAATAATCCACTTCATTACATTACTTGTCTAAGACAGCAATTTGCCTCTGTGGAGCAATATCTCCGGGATTCAAAAATGAAATACGTTGGATCTTGGGCAACAGAGTTGGAAATACAAGCTTCAGCAGATTTTCTCTGTGTTGATATTTACACATACAGTCAACAGAAATGGATTACGTTTACGGCGAACATTGAGCCGATTTCAAGAAAAGCTATATATCTGAAACACTGCAACGAATGCCATTATGAACCAATTGCATGTGTCAAAGGAAAAACCTCTCATGTATGCTTTAGTTTAACTAGCTTCTGTGAAATGTCGCACAAAATGTCCAATGCAGAACTTGTTTCACCAAGTAAAAAATGTACTGATAAAGTAAAAAATCTAAGAAAAAAGAAAGCGTATGCTGAGGACACAGAATATAGGCAAGTTAAAAAGCTACAAACTCAACAAAGATATAAATGTGATGAACAGTATCAAGCAAAATTAAAAAACAGTAGTATCGCAagatatgctaataatgaaccgttcaaagaacaagtaaaaatcagcagtattgaaaaatatgctaataatgaaccgttcaaagaacaagtaaaaaactgcagtattgaaaaatatgccAATAATGAACCGTtcaaagaacaagtaaaaaaactgcagtattgaaaaatatgctaagAATGAACTGTtcaaagaacaagtaaaaaactgcagtattgaaaaatatgctaagAATGAACTGTtcaaagaacaagtaaaaaactgcagtattgaaaaatatgctaagAATGAACTGTtcaaagaacaagtaaaaaacagcagtattgaaaaatatgctaataatgaactgttcaaagaacaagttaaaaacagcagtattgaaaaatatgctaataatccTGCCCGTCATAACCAGGTGAAACAAAGAACTGTAATCAAATACAGAGATGATCCATCATGTAAACCCTCTTTAATTGAAAGAAACTGTCAAAAGAGACTTAATCTTACCCTCttaaaacacaatattgacTTTGTAATTGAGCTCTTCCAAGAAGAGGTCAAACATGGACCAGaacatgtttgttgtgtatgtcACAGATTATTGTTCCGTAAGCAAGTTAGATTATGTGACATAACTTCATATGAATCCAAGGCTTCAACTGTGTCAGCAATTGCAAAACAATGCATAACTACAACATATCTCCATCAATGTGATAACGCATGTTTAACGCCATGCACACTAAAACAGACAGTTGCTGGGAAATTGTGGATATGTTTCAGTTGCAACTCCAAGATACTCAGTGGTAAGGTTCCCCAGGAGAGCGCTGTGAACAATATGGCATTAGATCCAATTCCGGACGAATTAGGCACACTGAACTCATTAGAACAACACCTGTGCGCATTGAATATTCCCTTTATGCGACTTGTGGCATTGCCACGAGGTTCTCAGAATTCTGTCCATGGGCCGGTGACTTGCGTTCCATCAAACAGCGATGTAGTCACTTCGGTTCTCCCTAGGCTAGAAAATCAAGATTTAATGATCcgaataaaactgaaaagaaaacttacttataaggggcattatcagtatcaatatgtgcacactcaaaaaatccaaaatgcgatagcatgtttaaaggacatgaATAAATGATATAATGACATAGACTTTAACCCAGAATGGGAAAATCCCTTGCCAGAAGATGCATGTTCTGTTTTGAAAGAATGCAACCCAGTTAATGACACTCCATCTGCACCTGAAAGCAGTGACATTACAACTCAATCAGACCAGGTGTCAGATGATGAAGAAGCTGACCACATAtatgaaactcaaacacacggGTTACTCTTGGACACATGTTTGCAACCAATAGATATCGCACAAGAAATATTTGATCAGCATTTCGAAAGTGTTTTATCAATAGCTCCAGCTGAAGGCAACAGTCCTGTTAGGCTGCTGACAGATAAGGGCAATGAAGCAAAATGTTTCCCAACTCTTTTCCCCAAAGGGACAGGTACATTCCATGATGCACGGCCCCACAGGCTCACTCTCAGTAGATACATCAACACACGAATCCTAAATGCTGATGGGAGGTTTAGCAGCAACTTGGACTACATTTTCTATGCTCAATATTTATCTGAGGTCAATC
This genomic window contains:
- the LOC115538877 gene encoding uncharacterized protein LOC115538877, translated to FVLFVGDSHLRALVDRYVRMPDGCLSFGFLSTPGASAAELRTELLNADIPRTPDIVCLLAPSNNLTATPGIEAAGVAFDGLLRAARSRWPKVFVLDFPPRLASELAPQQFLREEFRRVAAKNGVEYCVTADRFLLDSLALWSRDGIHLSDDLGMPLLAKLLWHFSFRQLQSPLPVTPPPVSPPKSPPTVRPFATTVVVKGEVSRPRPLDPFKETVVGRRGKRSQPESWDAPEDWDQSSVRILPHEVCVPPLVLRECFVVLNPIRFSTDKLAAMDRIVPSNLDVPMGNHSKRL